One segment of Falco peregrinus isolate bFalPer1 chromosome 4, bFalPer1.pri, whole genome shotgun sequence DNA contains the following:
- the ESD gene encoding S-formylglutathione hydrolase, with protein sequence MALKQVSSNKCFEGFQKVFEHDSAELKCKMKFGIYLPPKAETGKCPVLYWLSGLTCTEQNFITKAGFHQAAAEHGLIVVAPDTSPRGCNIEGEDESWDFGTGAGFYVDATEDPWKTNYRMYSYIKDELPKLINANFPTDPERMSIFGHSMGGHGALILALKNPGKYKSVSAFAPICNPIQCQWGKKALGGYLGSDVSKWEAYDATQLVKSCPDSHLDILIDQGKDDQFLSAGQLLPDNFIAACTERKIPVVFRLQQGYDHSYFFIATFINDHIKHHAKYLNA encoded by the exons ATGGCACTGAAACAGGTTTCCAGCAACAAATGCTTTGAGGGTTTCCAGAAGGTGTTTGAACATGACAG TGCAGagctaaaatgcaaaatgaaatttggaATCTACTTGCctccaaaagcagaaactggAAAGTGTCCTGTACTGTATTGGCTCTCGG ggTTAACTTGCacagaacagaattttataACGAAAGCTGGTTTTCATCAGGCTGCAGCTGAACATGGCCTTATTGTAGTCGCGCCAGACACAAGCCCAC GTGGCTGCAATATTGAAGGAGAAGATGAAAGCTGGGATTTTGGCACCGGTGCTGGTTTTTATGTGGATGCTACTGAAGATCCTTGGAAAACAAACTATAGGATGTATTCCTACATAAAGGATGAG CTGCCTAAGCTAATAAATGCCAATTTTCCAACTGACCCTGAACGGATGTCTATATTTGGGCATTCCATGGGAGGTCATGGAGCTCTTATTCTTGCTCTGAAGAATCCTGGAAAGTACAAG TCTGTATCAGCATTTGCTCCTATCTGCAACCCAATTCAGTGTCAGTGGGGGAAGAAAGCCCTTGGTGGTTATCTGGGATCAGATGTAAGCAAATGGGAG GCATATGATGCTACACAACTTGTGAAGTCCTGTCCAGATTCTCACCTGGACATCTTGATTGATCAAGGCAAAGATGACCAGTTCCTATCAGCGGGCCAATTATTGCCTGATAACTTCATTGCTGCCTGCACAGAGCGGAAAATCCCGGTGGTTTTTAGACTGCAGCAG